In a genomic window of Candidatus Buchananbacteria bacterium CG10_big_fil_rev_8_21_14_0_10_42_9:
- the uppP gene encoding undecaprenyl-diphosphatase UppP, whose translation MLTDYLLSIAAGAIQGVTEFLPISSSGHLVLFHNLFSLVENNLAFDVALHFGTLAALVWYFKEDVINYIQGWLKSLSRFDWQKPEQKIPWLIILATLPAVIFALYAENSIELIFRNNLSVATMLIAFGVLLILADQFSQKKFDITNLGIAAALFIGVAQSLALIPGVSRSGITIIAALAVGLKRFEAAKFSFLLGIPILLAAFLKKLTDLNAYNNNDLVLVILGVLSSAIVGYLVIKYFLKLLQKKSLKIFGWYRIALGLFILILLL comes from the coding sequence ATGTTAACAGATTATTTATTATCCATTGCTGCCGGCGCCATTCAGGGGGTAACAGAATTTTTACCGATTTCCAGTTCCGGCCACCTAGTTTTATTTCACAATCTGTTTAGTTTAGTTGAAAATAATTTAGCTTTTGATGTGGCCTTGCATTTTGGTACGCTAGCAGCGTTGGTATGGTATTTTAAAGAGGATGTCATTAATTATATACAAGGATGGTTAAAAAGTCTATCACGTTTTGATTGGCAAAAGCCGGAACAAAAAATTCCTTGGCTAATTATTTTGGCAACTTTACCGGCAGTTATTTTTGCGTTATATGCCGAAAACTCAATTGAATTAATTTTTAGAAATAATTTATCTGTTGCCACCATGCTTATAGCCTTTGGCGTCTTATTAATATTAGCGGATCAATTCAGTCAAAAAAAATTTGACATAACTAATCTTGGGATTGCGGCTGCTTTGTTTATCGGGGTGGCTCAAAGCTTAGCTTTAATACCGGGAGTTTCGCGGTCTGGCATTACCATTATTGCCGCTTTGGCGGTCGGCTTAAAGCGTTTTGAAGCCGCTAAATTTTCGTTTTTATTAGGTATCCCAATTTTACTTGCTGCTTTTTTAAAAAAACTTACGGATTTAAACGCTTATAACAACAATGATTTAGTTTTAGTAATTTTAGGCGTTTTAAGCTCTGCTATTGTCGGTTATTTAGTAATTAAATATTTTTTAAAATTATTGCAAAAAAAATCGCTTAAGATTTTTGGCTGGTATAGAATCGCGCTTGGGCTGTTTATTTTAATTTTACTTTTATGA
- the pcm gene encoding protein-L-isoaspartate O-methyltransferase — MKLINNLIDEGTIKTPAIISAFKAVSRQDFLPPESKHLANQNRPIPIGHGVTNSQPYTVAFMLELLQPQAGQKILDIGSGSAWQTVLLAHIVGDKGSVYAIERIPEIKRFGEQNAKLYNFKNISFYCQDGSHGLPNQAPFDRIVVAAAAAGDYQAIKQQLKVGGRLVIPTAAQDIRLIIRESKHNYREQIFPGFVFVPLISDYS; from the coding sequence ATGAAGTTGATTAATAATCTTATCGATGAAGGCACAATCAAAACGCCAGCCATCATTTCTGCCTTTAAGGCCGTTTCGCGTCAAGATTTTTTACCGCCAGAAAGTAAACATTTAGCCAATCAGAATAGACCGATACCAATCGGCCACGGCGTAACTAATTCTCAACCCTACACTGTGGCTTTTATGCTTGAACTTTTACAACCACAAGCCGGCCAAAAAATTTTAGATATTGGCTCAGGCTCAGCTTGGCAAACAGTGTTGCTTGCTCATATTGTCGGAGATAAAGGTTCCGTTTATGCGATTGAAAGAATTCCTGAAATTAAGAGGTTCGGAGAGCAAAACGCCAAATTATACAATTTTAAAAACATTTCATTTTATTGCCAAGACGGAAGCCATGGGTTGCCCAATCAAGCGCCGTTTGATAGGATAGTCGTGGCTGCCGCAGCCGCCGGGGATTATCAAGCCATAAAGCAACAATTAAAAGTTGGTGGCCGGTTAGTAATTCCAACCGCGGCTCAAGATATTAGGCTGATAATTAGAGAATCTAAGCACAACTACAGAGAGCAAATATTTCCAGGCTTTGTATTCGTTCCGTTAATTTCTGACTATTCATGA
- a CDS encoding nucleotidyltransferase → MKAIILAGGKGTRLRPLTLTTPKPLIDVHGITLTEQVINILKKHGVTEVTLSLGYMADKVKEYFEDKKISGVSIDYLIEEEPMGTAAPLMLLKKAGREIKEDFVCVNGDNLFSLDLTKMIEFHKRNHAVATIGLTTVDDVSQFGVFAFDGDRLVDFVEKPKPDEAPSNFINSGYYVFSPKIFNHIEIKDFSQFELDVFPHLARGGMLYGFKDKGQWFDTGTHERYEAVKRDWKDV, encoded by the coding sequence ATGAAAGCAATAATTTTAGCTGGCGGCAAGGGCACGCGCCTGCGCCCGTTGACTTTAACTACGCCCAAGCCATTAATCGATGTTCATGGCATTACGCTAACTGAACAAGTTATTAATATTTTAAAAAAACACGGTGTTACCGAGGTAACATTAAGTTTAGGTTATATGGCTGATAAAGTGAAAGAGTATTTTGAAGACAAGAAAATATCAGGCGTTAGTATTGATTACTTAATTGAAGAAGAACCTATGGGCACAGCCGCTCCGTTGATGTTACTTAAAAAAGCCGGCCGGGAGATTAAAGAGGATTTTGTTTGCGTTAATGGAGATAATCTTTTTAGTTTAGATTTAACAAAAATGATTGAGTTTCATAAGCGTAATCATGCGGTTGCAACCATTGGCCTGACTACGGTTGATGATGTTAGCCAATTCGGCGTGTTTGCTTTTGATGGTGATAGGTTGGTTGATTTTGTAGAAAAGCCAAAACCAGACGAAGCCCCAAGTAATTTTATTAATTCCGGTTACTATGTATTTTCGCCTAAAATTTTTAATCATATTGAAATTAAAGATTTTTCACAATTTGAACTTGATGTTTTTCCCCACTTGGCTCGGGGCGGGATGCTTTACGGTTTTAAGGATAAAGGGCAATGGTTTGATACCGGCACGCATGAACGT